GCGTGTGTATACATCTGAACAAGTGAAAAAGAGACTAGGTCTAAAATGATATGACATGGAAAGTCATGTGGTCTGAAAAGTCTGTAAAGCAGCTTGAAAGGACAGACAAGAAAACTGCCCAACGCATATTTAATGCAGTTTTGGATTGTGCCGATGAACCATTCAAAAGTGTAACAAGATTGACAAATTCACCATTTTACAGATTAAGAATAGGAAGTTACAGAGTCATTTTGGATTTACAGCAAAGCAGAATGATAATTTTTGTAGTAGAAACAGATCATAGAGGAAAAATTTACAAAAAATAAGAATTATTAGATTATCGTCCAACCGCGCTGTTTGAGAACCTTTGCTGTCTGAGAAATGACACATGCTGGCTTATCTGACGGTG
This genomic window from Nitrosopumilus ureiphilus contains:
- a CDS encoding type II toxin-antitoxin system RelE family toxin, producing MWSEKSVKQLERTDKKTAQRIFNAVLDCADEPFKSVTRLTNSPFYRLRIGSYRVILDLQQSRMIIFVVETDHRGKIYKK